The sequence CAACTTAGGAAAGCTCTCTATGAAATGTCATGCATGACTAGAAGCCCTCATGTCTCTCGAGGCACCAGATTTGCCCCAAAGAAGCACCCTAAATGACTACAATGGCTCACTCACCACATCTTGCAATGTGTTTGGGACAgctctgttttcttccttgtcttcAGGAAGCTCAACTGCATATCCTTTACGAACTAATTCTAACCCAATATCAAGTTtctgaggagaaaaatgaaaagggaatGATGTTCTCTCTGTAACAAAGGCAAATGTGAGGGAACAGGGCAGAAGAGCTAGGACTTATACTTTCAAGATATTCCTTTGGTAGGATGGTAAGcaggatcctttttttttttttttttttgcagtttcttGACTTTATTATCCTGCAGCTCCTCCCTGCCAGCTCCAGGGGCGGTCCTGGGGCACAGTGAACAGGATTGAGGTCACACAGGTTCACCCCTGGCAGCCTGGGAAACTCTTATATCAAATAAGAGTTTctgggaaagaaaaagtaaatgaggATATAAATATCCTGAAGAGATAGTGAGCAATGAGTGAACCCCAATCTTACCTTCCCATTGCTAGTATCATATAAGTAGATCTTGGGCCAAGTTGCAATTCCAGCCTGGACATAACTAGAGATCTTGGCCACCAGGGGTTTCCAGTCAGCACAGTGAGTGAGTCTGTCAAACTCATCCAAAGCTTCCTCTTCCCATTGTTCACCTGGCAAAAGATTGTAGAGAGAGCCTAAGAAGGGGTCAGTGCTGACAAGGGTGGTATTATACCCTGGAGGGAAAGTAGAACTACCTCCTTCTACTCCAGAAGGTACCTATGTCTGACTGCCAGGCAAGTTTCCAGCTGTTGCTTTCTAGTGCTGGTAAGGAAAAGAGATCTGAGCCCCCAGAACTCAAAAAGCCTGGGAAAATGAGAATTCCTCCCTCGTGCCATATGAGTCACTCTATTTGGAAGCAAGATCAATAGGCGATGTGACCAATTTACCTGAGGGGGCAATCCGTGCCAGACTACACTCTATTGCTTGAAATGGAAGGCTTAGGAAGTCACTCCTaaagtgaaagaaattgaaattagaATCCCAGTGCTGAAAGGGCCTTCTCATATTCCTTGCTTCTAGACAGCATCAATCAACCCAGCAGGAAAAGATAATCATCTGCTCTCTGTAAATAGTTTCTCTTCCAAATCTCCCTGGTGATAAGTGCCAACAGCTCACCATCTTATGGCCCGGGCTGAGTCAGTAGTTGAGACTCCAGCCTGACTCCACTCTGGCTTCTGCACTGACCTGAGTGCCCTGAGGTCCCTCAGCGGGCAATCTCCATTATCTCCAAAGTCAACAAAGTAGAGGTCCAGGTTCCCATTCTCCAAGGTGCCAAGGACCCGGGCTCGATACCAGGAACCATTTGTAGGTAAAGGTGCTGCTACAATGTCTCCTACATGCACAGTCAAGTCTTCAGGCTACACATGGGATAAGGATCAGGAGAGGAGAGAGTTAGGAAGGGGTAggctaaaaaaagataaatagggaataccagaaggaagaaagaatgagtAGTTGCTCcacaggaaaaggagaaaatatcacAATGAAAAAGATATGCCCCCtttttggcaaactacagccttgTCCCTATGGTAACTTACCAGACTATTCTCATAGTGCTGAGTCATCTCACTGACAAGTTTATCCAATTGCAGGCTCCGGGAGCCAATGATTTGGATCCAGAAATGGTTAGGATGTTCAGAGGCAGAGACGTAGACTTCTAGGAACTCATCAGCATGGAAACTGAAGTCAGGACTGGGGACTAAACACAGGGATAAGCAAGTTAAGCTGCAGACTCATCAGCATCTAATATGGTGACCATATCAGAATCATCTCTGGTTGAAATGGGGAGATTGCACCAGGGGGGTGAGAGGTACAAATACCAAGTGGCtattaccatttaaaaaatagctgGAGGGACAACTGGATGAATTATACAAGAATATCCTGAAGAAAGGGACTAAACTATGTTCTGTACCTGTCTATGTAAGTGAGTAATAAGAGTTTACATTCTTAGTCATCTGCCATGTATTCAAATCAGTCACCAATTATAATGAAGGTAAATCCTCCATATGCTAGCTGCAGCATGGACCAGTGAAAAGGTACATGGACAGATGTGGGCCTGTTCCAGATAACATTCTACCACTGACTcattatgtgaccttggacaagtctgtGAACCTCTTAGGGGCCCTGGTCTTCTCTGCCCTCCCAGTCCCTATGCATAGAAGAGAAAACTCACAGCCTTTTCATTCTTCTTGAATggtggtgatttttaaaaacagtaatgagacaggcaaaaaaaaataaataaatcaagctGAGTATTTTACTTGTTTAATAGGTATGTCTGGGAAAGAATACCATGTAAATTCAATTATTTGATGTATTACAGACTAGTTTTCTGTGAACTAGCATATTTCTGTATCATTCTCCATCATTAGCTGGTTTGTattcagaaaaatattatttgattagTACTAATCCAAGTAAAATATTACCAGAAAGGCATTATGTGATGACAGACTTGTAAGTGTagtcaagaaaacagaaattattttctattgCTTCCTATTTTGGGTTATCTAAGCCAGTATTTCTATCTCCCATATGGCTAATGGGTTCCTTCTTTGTTACGTACTTTCAAAGATGGATGTCTCTGGACTGGTCTGGGCTCCAGACTTATGATAGCTGTCATCATTAGGTTTCTCCCAGGAACCTTCTTCTGGCCCTAAAACAGCCATGTCACCACCTCCTTTGCGAGGAGGAACTGCCAGCGGTGCGGCAGGCATGCTAGTACCAGCGTTTTTCCATAAAGCAGGCTCTCCGGCTCCACCAGGCTCTGTCATTTCCTCTCTTCTTACACTGATTGGCTGCTTGCGTGGGACTCTGGTTTCTGCAGAATGAGCAATTCTCTTCCGAAGTTCTTCATCTTCCGAAACTTTCTCCAGTATCAAATGCTGTGGAAAATAAGAGAAGGGATGATATCTGTGTGGCCAGATATTCTGACCTAGGATGGAATAGAGGGTTCTTCTCATTCTTAAATACGATTCAAGTCTAACAGCTACTTGCCTTGGCTGTTGCCACTTCCTTCTGTGTTCCTGAGATTTTTATAAGCCTTGATAGTAGTAATGTTCCCTCTGATTCTTTGTCACAGGTAATTTTGGCTCCAGAGGCCTTACAGATAGAACGAATCGTCTCACCGCCTCTCCCTGCATTGAACAATACATAAAAACCTGTCCTTCTCTCCTGGCCAATCTTAACTACCAGAGAAATCACTCTTGTGTATATACTGTGAGAGGAGAGTCAGTTTTTATTTCCAAAGTGAAAAGAATGTAGTATATTGAATGGAAAGCAGGGGCTACTGAAATCCTTACTGTAAGAAGGGGAATACTGGATTATTTgctctttccattttgtttaaaCTCCACACACTGGCCAGATTAACTTCATGTcatttccgttttttttttttttttaaccactcagCATACTTTACATCCCCGCTTCATTAGAAGATGTCCAACACGATGTGTGAAAAATCACACCAAGGACAGGACTTTTCTCTGCCTCTAACAGCAGCATAAGGAATGCTCTAGAGGAAAGCATAATTGGTGCTCTCTAGAGCACTGTCTTGAAAGATCTGAGATAACGTAAGCAGGCTTTGCTtccctttaaaaatcttttatgaGGTAAATACATTTACCTGAACCCTTCTATGAACCTATTTGTAAGGTTCAGATCATATAACTTATTTAGGTAATGGGTTTTGCTTTACCACTGGTTCTGTAAAGTAATAAAGCTCTCGTctcaatgtccctttttttttttttttttttttttttatcatcagcAAGGTGAAGAGGAAGTAGGCCAGGAAAAACCCTTGGGAAGGTGTAAAAAGAAAGGTGAAGGTAGACGAACACcggaaatttatacagtgttataaatcaatgttaccacaataaacaaacaaacaaaaaaaccaaagaaaGGTGAAGGTAGCGAAACAAGGAAACAGCAGAGGAAGCTGTCCAGTGGTACCTATGATTCTGCCCACAGATCTCTGGGGAACTGAGAGCTGCTCAGACATGGGGGTATTCTCTGTCAGGATCTGATGGATTGCTGCTTTGGCCTTGCACACCTGAACAGGAAAGCCACTGATAAGCAGCACCCGCTCCTCGCCTACATCCTCTGTGTCCACATCAATCCGAGCACCTGTCTGTTTCCGCAGCTGCAGAGAAAAGGATACACAGCAGTATGCTTTGTGAGAGCTCCCATTTGGGTCCGCTAAGGGCACTCTAAACCTCACCCTGGAGGTCGATAGAATTGGACACAATATCAGCTAAATTAGGATGTGATAAGCAGTCCTCAATTACTTGTACTTTTGGAAGGAGATTAGTGAGACAGGTAACCTCAAATACCAGTTAATTCAAAACAGTTTCTCTTTGTGTTAGAACCCTCTTTCCCCCTAATTTTACTTGGTTTAGAGaatcaaatattttgttttcttgacaTTCCAACTGAACAATGGAAGACAGTAGGAAGAATCAGGCAGCAATTCAATATTTACTGTCAATTAATGAGAGTTCATTAATTTCATAGTAGAAAAGAATGGTTCAAGCTATACCAAGCTAAGAATCATCCAATCAAAAATCCTCATTTCAAGCTAAGTCATCTGTTCTCTAGGGAGTAGAAGTACTCATCTCTAGAAGGAAAACAGCATAGTTAGCTGAAAAGTtcctatattttttgttttaaaaatatacatagtgTGGGTGGCTTTTGTAAGATGGGGCAGAGGAGTCACTTATTGTgtcttctttatatatatatataaatatatatatttattgtgtcTTATTGTCACTTATTGACAAGAAGTCAATAAATGGAATCAATCCGTGAGAAAGCCAATTGCCTGCTGGCACACTTACTTGTTTAATATTGGCTCCTTGCCGGCCAATGATGAGCTTCACAGCCTCCTGGGGAACTCGCATCTCTATCTCGATGTCGTCCTCCCCAACAAACGTCAGCCGTTCTTCTGCACAGATCATGGCTCATCAGATCAGACTCTGATAACACCCAAAGCTACTACCAGCCCTCCTCTGAATCTAGCTGTCAAAGAGACACTGATCCAAGAGATAAACTGAGGATCTCAGCCATAATGACAAGGAGAAGTAGCATCTGAGTGGGAATTAGAAGGTCCCAAAAGACCAGAAGATAGGCATTCTTTCTGGAATACTGTTTCAGATGCTAAAAGGGGAAAAACATTTCGCTCTGCAAGGAAGGGGTGCTAGATTTTGGGCAAACTATTTCTACCAAGACATGACTCCTGGAAAAGAATGAAGGCTAGAAGTCGCCCGAGGAGTCCATTAGGCTCAGAACTTCTCCTGTTTGTACATAAATCATTTCTCTAGGTCCTATTCTCTAGGTTCAGCCTCTGGGGAAACTGGACCCCATAGCTGGCCTTCTCCTAACTAAATAGAAGGAGCATATGAAAAAGATAAGAAGaatatagatattaaaaaaaaaaaaaaagaaaggaaaagaaaaagaacccatTGCAGCATTGATGTTGCTGAAGGGAATAGATCAACGGAATTATAAAATGAGTTCTTAATTTCACAGACTAGCTTCACATTAAgaacatagaaaagaagaaaccaaatagTTCCAGTCAAAGATCCCTAACAGAAAGCCAATTACATCCCAACAAACATACCCGGTCTGACAAGGAAAGGTTTCATTTCAATTTAACAAGGCTGGAACATAGTCTGAACATTTCCATACGGAGAGCCGTGGGGTTCACATACCTCTGCTTTCCCTATATCTGCGGTATAGGATATAGGCAATCGTTGCACTGGCTGGGATCCCGAGGCCCAGTGCTATTTTCTGAATAGTGGACAAACTTGTCCAAGAAGTGCGTTCAGTGGACATTTTCTGCTGT comes from Diceros bicornis minor isolate mBicDic1 chromosome 4, mDicBic1.mat.cur, whole genome shotgun sequence and encodes:
- the TDRKH gene encoding tudor and KH domain-containing protein, with the protein product MSTERTSWTSLSTIQKIALGLGIPASATIAYILYRRYRESREERLTFVGEDDIEIEMRVPQEAVKLIIGRQGANIKQLRKQTGARIDVDTEDVGEERVLLISGFPVQVCKAKAAIHQILTENTPMSEQLSVPQRSVGRIIGRGGETIRSICKASGAKITCDKESEGTLLLSRLIKISGTQKEVATAKHLILEKVSEDEELRKRIAHSAETRVPRKQPISVRREEMTEPGGAGEPALWKNAGTSMPAAPLAVPPRKGGGDMAVLGPEEGSWEKPNDDSYHKSGAQTSPETSIFEIPSPDFSFHADEFLEVYVSASEHPNHFWIQIIGSRSLQLDKLVSEMTQHYENSLPEDLTVHVGDIVAAPLPTNGSWYRARVLGTLENGNLDLYFVDFGDNGDCPLRDLRALRSDFLSLPFQAIECSLARIAPSGEQWEEEALDEFDRLTHCADWKPLVAKISSYVQAGIATWPKIYLYDTSNGKKLDIGLELVRKGYAVELPEDKEENRAVPNTLQDVATEIDVSLSSMLTETKKSPGEIANTVSCLSLSEAASISGDDNLEDDYLL